In Marinobacter sp. LQ44, the following are encoded in one genomic region:
- the ybaK gene encoding Cys-tRNA(Pro) deacylase, whose amino-acid sequence MTPGILAAKRAKVNYTIHEYDHDPATESYGGEAAAKMGVAPERVFKTLVVSLDDKELAVGIVPVTAMLGLKQIARAAGAKKAAMADKQLVQKTTGYVLGGVSPLGQKKRLRTFIDSTAHHFPTVFVSAGKRGLEIELAPDDLARLTNGLLVPLQQD is encoded by the coding sequence ATGACCCCTGGAATTCTCGCGGCCAAAAGAGCCAAAGTGAACTACACCATACATGAGTACGACCACGACCCGGCGACCGAGAGTTACGGTGGTGAAGCCGCGGCGAAAATGGGCGTGGCGCCGGAGCGCGTATTCAAGACGCTTGTGGTGAGCCTGGATGACAAGGAACTGGCGGTCGGCATTGTGCCGGTGACCGCCATGCTGGGCCTCAAGCAGATCGCAAGGGCAGCCGGGGCAAAGAAAGCCGCCATGGCGGACAAACAGCTGGTCCAGAAAACCACCGGTTATGTTCTGGGTGGTGTCAGCCCTCTGGGCCAGAAAAAACGGCTCCGAACGTTTATCGACAGCACCGCCCATCACTTCCCGACGGTGTTCGTCAGCGCTGGCAAACGTGGCCTTGAGATTGAGCTGGCGCCAGACGATCTGGCACGCCTGACCAATGGCCTGTTAGTGCCGCTGCAGCAGGACTGA
- a CDS encoding GGDEF domain-containing protein, producing the protein MQPEQPELGKETGWSSGQSPMRRALSATLVYLVAGIIWITFSDRMVEIWFTDPWSLSAMQTWKGFLFVVVTALVLFTVMLRLLSKDRLLLSLQLGQRRALRQREQQLRVLMDNLPGMAYRCRNDHSWTMLFVSGGCEPLTGYLPDDLINNKLISYASLMDPDAIEQVSEEVAIAVRKGRSFSLEYAITRKDGRKVWVWERGCGIEQDDGSVVLEGIVLDISDRKQLETELEEMATRDPLTGLLNRREFSRVLEEELERARRYERPMALLWIDFDHFKDINDSWGHAAGDTVLCAVSEILTDRVRSVDSVGRFGGEEFVIVLPEMDVEGARDTAERLRQRVGNAPIPLESGHSVPLTISVGVAVYPVHGHTVETLCGAADKAMYQAKMQGRNCVAMAQPIEPVHNET; encoded by the coding sequence ATGCAGCCTGAACAACCAGAGCTAGGGAAAGAAACCGGCTGGAGTAGCGGTCAAAGCCCTATGCGCCGAGCCCTGTCGGCCACCCTTGTGTACCTGGTGGCAGGTATCATCTGGATTACGTTTTCTGACCGGATGGTGGAGATCTGGTTTACGGATCCCTGGTCCCTGTCAGCCATGCAAACCTGGAAAGGGTTTCTGTTTGTCGTGGTCACCGCGCTGGTGTTATTCACGGTTATGCTGCGCTTGCTCAGCAAGGATCGTTTGTTGCTGTCGCTCCAGCTGGGCCAGCGGCGGGCGCTGCGCCAGAGGGAGCAGCAACTGCGGGTATTGATGGATAACCTCCCGGGCATGGCCTATCGTTGCCGGAACGACCACAGCTGGACCATGCTGTTCGTGTCTGGCGGGTGTGAGCCGCTGACCGGTTATCTGCCCGACGACCTGATCAACAACAAGCTCATCAGCTATGCCAGCCTGATGGACCCGGATGCAATCGAACAGGTGTCCGAAGAGGTTGCCATTGCGGTGCGCAAAGGCCGGTCTTTTTCCCTGGAGTACGCCATTACCCGCAAAGACGGCCGTAAGGTGTGGGTCTGGGAGCGTGGCTGCGGTATTGAGCAAGACGACGGCAGTGTCGTTCTGGAAGGGATCGTGCTGGATATCTCCGACCGCAAACAGCTGGAAACCGAGTTAGAGGAGATGGCTACCCGGGATCCTTTGACCGGCCTGCTCAACCGGCGGGAATTCTCCAGGGTGCTCGAAGAAGAGTTGGAGCGCGCCCGCCGCTATGAGCGCCCGATGGCGCTGTTATGGATTGATTTTGATCACTTCAAGGACATCAATGACAGCTGGGGCCACGCCGCCGGTGATACCGTGCTTTGTGCGGTGAGCGAGATCCTCACCGACCGGGTAAGAAGTGTCGATTCCGTCGGCCGGTTTGGTGGCGAGGAATTCGTTATTGTGCTGCCCGAAATGGATGTGGAGGGTGCCCGGGACACCGCCGAGCGTTTGCGCCAGCGGGTAGGTAACGCGCCTATACCGCTGGAGTCTGGCCACTCGGTGCCATTGACCATCAGCGTGGGTGTCGCGGTTTATCCTGTACATGGTCACACAGTGGAAACACTTTGCGGCGCTGCTGACAAGGCGATGTATCAGGCCAAAATGCAGGGTCGCAACTGTGTGGCCATGGCGCAGCCGATCGAGCCGGTTCATAATGAAACCTGA